In a single window of the Acyrthosiphon pisum isolate AL4f chromosome X, pea_aphid_22Mar2018_4r6ur, whole genome shotgun sequence genome:
- the LOC100159851 gene encoding protein ALP1-like, which yields MSSDEDDVILLWWWARQKKISKKRRYWVHPINVSNICSSTSVVANELHSDPDKFKTFYRMSKSNFDNLVHIVGPKIFKKDTNFRIAVPVEERILITLRFLATGCNFRALAQHFMRGETTVGKIIAETTEAIWECLQPTYLPVPSLELWKNIAARYNLLWQLPHCLGSIDGKHIRIKKFNNTGSRNFNYKGFFSIQLLACADADGCFITVDIGDLGRNSDGGVFRLSRLGRWLEIGGMNVPQSEPLPHDNEGPNFPYYFCGDEAFPLKSYLLRPYPQKTLNDQKRIFNYRLSRGRKSVECAFGMMVSKFRVFETPIACSESTVISIVKCACALHNYIRKTEGKLYESQNINSQDEINIPHHLTQHQQAVHNLSTASSVREYLSSYFLRPEVSLPWQWKYAVE from the exons ATGTCGTCTGACGAGGACGACGTGATTTTGCTTTGGTGGTGGGcacgtcaaaaaaaaatttcaaaaaaacgtCGTTATTGGGTACATCCGATAAATGTATCTAATATATGCTCTAGTACTAGTGTTGTTGCAAATGAATTACATAGTGATccagataaatttaaaacattttaccgCATGAGTAAaagtaattttgataatttagtaCATATAGTTGGACCAAAAATCTTCAAAAAAGATACAAACTTCAGGATTGCAGTACCAGTAGAAGaaagaattttaattacattacg atttttagCCACTGGGTGTAATTTTAGAGCATTGGCTCAACATTTTATGAGAGGAGAGACTACTGTTGGTAAAATAATTGCAGAAACGACAGAAGCTATTTGGGAGTGTCTACAACCTACCTATTTACCAGTACCAAGTTTAGAACTATGGAAAAATATTGCTGCACGTTATAATCTATTATGGCAACTACCCCATTGTTTGGGCTCAATCGACGGCAAACACATAcgcataaaaaaattcaataacacAGGATcaagaaattttaattataaaggctttttttcaatacaactaCTTGCTTGTGCAGACGCAGACGGCTGTTTTATCACTGTGGATATTGGAGATTTGGGTAGAAATAGCGATGGAGGTGTGTTTAGATTATCTCGTTTGGGTAGATGGTTAGAAATTGGAGGAATGAACGTTCCACAATCAGAACCTTTACCACACGACAACGAAGGTCCCaattttccatattatttttgtggGGATGAAGCTTTTCCTTTAAAATCTTATTTGCTACGACCATATCCACAGAAGACTTTAAACGATCAAAAACGAATTTTCAATTACAGATTAAGTAGAGGTAGAAAATCAGTCGAATGCGCCTTTGGAATGATGGTTTCCAAGTTCAGAGTTTTTGAAACACCAATCGCGTGTTCTGAGTCAACTGTAATATCTATTGTAAAATGTGCTTGTGCTCTTCACAATTACATACGTAAAACTGAGGGAAAGTTATAtgaatcacaaaatataaacagtcAAGATGAAATTAATATTCCCCATCATTTAACACAACACCAACAAGCAGTTCATAATTTATCGACAGCAAGTTCTGTGCGagaatatttatcaagttattttttaagaccAGAAGTTTCATTACCGTGGCAGTGGAAATACgcagttgaataa
- the LOC107882206 gene encoding uncharacterized protein LOC107882206, with product MPKKEDPVFNTLLVEAVEKYPCLYNYNLNEYSKRESTQLAWESIAKEVNDTVISCKETWRNLRIVFTRNISKKSGSAAKKKYYLTDKMQFIRPYLNLKKGNSLPGNLPSPTHDDDNDQGASSYQDNYNNTDLCNNITITEEIPSTSTNNIVENKVVGIEPPLKKKKNSNNITSVDECVIDYIKAKQRTSEENPKKLFLLSLLPDLNEMNNTQFRKFRTQVNILIDDILKTTQDTSHSNNTSLCSTPLSSWVSESSSGLDYLPWNQTSSSGTTLTNNLSNVDISNANVDISNANVDISNTMNQGYYMPDA from the exons atgccGAAAAAAGAAGATCCTGTCTTTAATACACTATTAGTTGAAGCAGTAGAAAAATATCCATgtttgtacaattataatttaaacgaaTATAGCAAACGTGAGTCAACCCAACTAGCTTGGGAAAGTATTGCTAAAGAAGTAAACGATACAg ttataAGCTGTAAAGAGACGTGGAGGAATTTACGGATTGTATTTACAAGAAATATTAGCAAAAAAAGTGGATcagctgcaaaaaaaaaatattaccttacAGACAAGATGCAGTTTATAAGACCTTATCTGAACTTGAAAAAAGGAAATTCACTACCGGGAAATTTACCTTCTCCTACACatgacgacgacaacgaccAAGGCGCATCATCTTATCAAGACAACTACAATAATACAGATTTATgcaataacataacaataaccGAAGAAATTCCTTCAacaagtacaaataatattgtagaaaatAAAGTCGTTGGCATTGAACCACCCttgaaaaagaagaaaaattcaaataatatcacTAGTGTAGATGAATGtgtaatagattatattaaggCTAAACAACGTACTTCAGAggaaaatccaaaaaaattatttttgttaagtttACTGCCAGATTTGAATGAAatgaataatacacaatttagaAAATTTCGTACTCAGGTGAATATTTTGattgatgatattttaaaaactacacAGGATACTAGTCATAGTAACAACACAAGCTTGTGCTCTACACCACTAAGTTCATGGGTTAGTGAATCCTCATCAGGACTTGATTATTTACCGTGGAATCAAACTTCATCATCAGGAACAACATTGACAAACAATTTGAGTAACGTGGATATTTCAAACGCAAACGTGGACATTTCAAACGCAAACGTGGACATTTCGAATACGATGAACCAAGGATACTACATGCCTGATGCCTga